The stretch of DNA GATGAATCATACTGATTCATCTGGCAACCATAGGTTTTTATATGTAATTTAAGGTTCATCGTTTATCAGTAGATCGTCAAAAAACTTATAGTAAGTTCGGAATAAATAGATAATAAAATACGATCCCAAATCATATTTGGTTTTAATCATTATTATATTTAGGGACTAAATATAACTTAATTATGTTGTTTATGCATAATTATAATGATCTTCACTATAATTTACTAGCTATTAATTAATATTGTATTAACGTATACCTAAAATTTGATAGAATTCAGCTTCTTCTATAATCTTAATCTGAAGTTGTTTAGCTTTAGTTAGCTTAAAACCAGTATTTTTGCCCGCGATTAATAAATCTATTTTAGAAGATACGCTACTACGAATCCTTGCTCCTAATGCTATTAGCATATCGATTGCTTCTTCCCTTGATAAGAAGGCTAAAGTACCAGTAAACACTATATTTTTACCAGAAAAATAATTATTTTTCTCTAGCGTAGATAAAAATTTAATTCCAATTTTAGGACTGCATAATTCTTCTATTATAGCGATATTATGTTTATTATGGAAAAAGTTAAGTACGTTAGTAGCTACAATAATTCCTATATCTTGAATTTTAGTTAATGATTCAATATCTGCTGCCATCAAAGCATCGATATGTTTATAATAATCGGCTAAATAAGCAGCTTTTGTCTCCCCTATTTCGCGAATACCTATTGCATACAGAAAACGTGCAAAAGTAGTTTTTTTCGCATACTCGATAGCATCGAGTAACTTTTTTGTTTTTTTTTGCCCCATATTTTTTAAACAAGTTAATTGATCTTGATTTAGTCGGAATAAATCAACTGGGTTTTGTATTATTTTTAGATCTACTAATTGATCTATGATTTTCCCGCCCATACCGTAGATATTCATGGCGCGGCGAGAAACAAAGTGTTTCAGTGCTTCCTTGAGTTGTGCACTGCAGATCATACCTGCGGTGCAAATAATAGTTTTTTCTTTGTTATTTTGTTTAACTTTAGAGCCACATACCGGACAGTATAGAGGATATAAAACGGGACTAGTTTTTATGGATCTTTTTGAGACTACTACATTAACAATCTGAGGTATAATATTACCAGCAAGACGAATTACAACTGTATCACCGATCCTTAATCCTAGGCGTTTAATTTCAGCAAAACTATGTAAACTAGCATTACTAATATAAGCACCAGAGATATAAACAGGTTTTAATCTTGCTACTGGTGTAATAATTCCAGTACGACCTACCTGAAAATCTATATTTTGTATTTCAGTTAGTTGTTCATTAGCAGGTAATTTATAAGCAATAGCCCAGCGTGGAGCACGAGCAACAAAACCTAGTTGCTGTTGTTGCACTAAAGCATTTACCTTAATTACGATACCATCGATGTTAAAACCTAGTTTTGATCTAACCTTAGATACATAACTATAAAAATCAAGAACTTCTTGATGACCAACACAATATCGTCGGTAATTACTTACAGGTAAGCCCCATATTTTAAATTGCTGTAATAATTCCAAATGAGCGGCTGGTATTTTCTTGCTATCTATTCGTCCTACTCCATAGCAAAAAAAACTTAGTAGTCTTGTTGCGGTAATAGATGGATCTACTTGTCGTAGTGATCCGGCAGCTGCGTTACGAGGATTAGCAAATCTTTTACTTTTATTTTTTTTTGCTGTTTCATTTAAATGTCGGAAAGCATCTTCAGACATAATAACTTCGCCACGAATTTCAATTAATCGTGGAATATGACCATCATCTTTTAATTGTAACGGAATACTACATATAGTACGGATATTATCCGTTACATCCTCACCTATATGACCATCCCCACGAGTTGCTGCTCTTATTAATTTACCATGCTTATAGAGCAAACTAACTGCTATTCCATCAAACTTAAGTTCACAGCAATAGGTAAGGTAGTTATTACCATATTGAAGTCTATTACGTATTCGACGATCGAAAGCTAGGAAACTAGTATCGTTAAATATGTGATCTAGTGATAGCATTGGAACTTCATGGATTACCTTACGGAACTTACTTTGTGCCTTATAACCAATATGTTGTGTAGGAGAATCTGCAGTTTTTAGATCTGGCCATTGTCTTTCTAGTTCGCGCAGTTTCATCATTAACCAATCATATTCTACATCAGATACTTCTGGAGCATCTTTTGCATAATATAAAAAATTCCAATAACGCAGCTGTTGACGTAATTGCTCTATGTATTGTTCTATTTGTTTCATAGATAAAAACTACTCACCACAAATATTTATATAATTTAAGAAGATCAACTATTTAACTAAACGTCAAGTACTCTTATTAGCACTTAGTACATGACGAATACGGGCTTTATATATATCTAATTTTTGTGGAGTTAACATATGATGCTCTTCATCTAACACAACACCACCGCAATTATCGGCAATCTGCTGAGCTGCTTGTAACATTAGTTTAAAGTTGTGATTAGCATCACCATATGATGGAATTATCATGAACATAGATACTCCAGGAGTAGTAAAAGTTGCTATGTTCTTCGAATTAAACCTAAACCAACCTGGCTTAATCATATTTGCTAAACTAAATAGTACTGGCCCACTGCCAGTAGGATTAAGATGACGATGAAAGATATTCATCTCACCAAATTGTAAGCCAGTCTGCAAAAGACTTTGCCATAAGCTATCTCCGTAAAGAACGGTGCCATTATAGGCTGCCACATGTAGCACGAGAACTATTTCTTTGGGGTTATTTAGTGGAATATGTTTATGCGCAGAAATATTATCACATGCTAAATTATTAGATGGTATTATGTATGAGTCTGCTTCTCTTTTACTTAGTAATGGATCATACTCAATGTCGTTATTTTCAAACAAATCATTTTTATAAATATGACTAACAGCTATATTTTCTTTATGATCTGATAACAATGGTTGACTAATAAATTTATTTTTTAATTGATTGAATCGAACTTTACAAAAAGTAACCGTACGATCCCAATAGCTATTCAATAAACCATATAATAAAAGAATTATTACAGTTAATATTCCTATACAAATTAATATTTGACGCCCATATTGCATTGTTACTATCTCAGTTGTTAGATTCGGTCTCACTACCATAGTAGTAATAAATTAGTTACATTAGGATTTTATCCTACATATTATTTATATTTTGTTGCTAATTTAGTAGTAACGCTAATTAGTCAATACTAATGTAGTCAATACTACTATTAAAAACTTATATCTTAATTATATATCGATATATTATTATTTTACTTTTACATAGAAACTGAAAGTGTATACTTTTTAATCAGTCTTTCTCATATCCTGATTAAAACTATAGGACTTACTGGCTATGGGCAACATTTACGAAGATAATTCACGGACAATAGGTAATACCCCGTTAGTTCGTTTAAACCGTATTGGTAATGGTCGTATTTTAGCTAAAGTTGAATACCGCAACCCTAGCTGCAGTGTTAAATGTCGCATAGGTGCTAATATGATCTGGGATGCTGAGAAACGCGGTATACTCAAACCTGGTATTCAGTTAGTCGAACCAACTAGTGGCAATACCGGTATTGCACTCGCATATGTAGCAGCAGCACGTCAATATAAACTAACTTTAACTATGCCAGAAACCATGAGTATTGAGCGTCGCAAACTATTGAAAGCCTTAGGGGCTAATTTAGTGCTAACAAACGGTAAAAAAGGAATGAAAGGTGCAATTAATAAAGCTGAAGAAATTGTTTTTAATGATCCAAAACGTTATCTAATGTTACAGCAATTTAGCAATCCTGCTAATCCACAAATTCACGAGTATACTACTGGTCCTGAAATATGGGCTGATACTGATGGAAAAGTTGATATTTTTATTGCTGGTGTTGGTACTGGCGGTACTATTACTGGTGTAGCTCGTTATCTTAAGCGCACGAGGAACAAGAATATTATTGCAGTAGCAGTAGAACCTAGTGATTCACCGGTGATTAGTCAAACACTTGCCGGCGAAGAACTTACACCAGGACCACATAAAATTCAGGGTATTGGTGCAGGTTTTATTCCCGATAACTTAGATCTAAGTATAATTGATCGCGTAGAAAAAATAACTAATCAGAAAGCAATGAGCACCGCACGACGTTTAATGGAAGAAGAAGGTATACTAGCTGGTATTTCTTCTGGAGCGGCTGTAGCGGCAGCACTTAAATTACAAGAAGAAAAAGCTTTAGCTAATAAAAATATCGTTGTAATCTTACCCTCATCAGGTGAAAGATATCTTAGTACCTCTCTATTTGCAGATCTACTTATTTCTACTGCAGTTCAATAAAAATGACTAAGCTATAGCTTAAAGCACCCATTAGGGTGTTTTTTTATAGTTGATATGTTAATTTTATGTAGAAAAAGAAAATAAGAATGATTTTAAGAGCTATGACGAAACTAGTTCTAATCTAGATCTTTCACAATAAACTCCACTCTCATCTAATAAGTTGGGGAAAGAAAATGTACCAACAAGAAGTTATGATTACCGCTCCCAACGGTTTACATACCAGACCAGCTACTCAGTTTGTGAAGAAAGCAAAAAGCTTTCAATCTGAAATTACCGTAACCTTAAATGGTAAAAGCGTTAGCGCTAAAAGCCTGTTTAAACTACAAACTCTAGGTCTAACACAGGGCACTATGATTACTATTGCTGCTCAAGGTGAAGACGAACAAAAAGCCGTAGAATATTTAGTTAAACTAATGGCTGAGCTTGTATAAGAAAAAAAATAGTCACTATTGTGTGTAACTAATTAGGTTTAGTAGGTAAGTTATGATCTCAGGTATATTAGCATCACCGGGTATTGCTTTTGGTAAAGCGCTACTGTTAAAAGAAGATGATATTGTCATCAACCACAAAAAAATTACCAATAATCAGGTAAAACAAGAAATAGAACGTTTTTTTATAGCACGTGCCAAAGCTTCAGTACAGTTAGAAGCTATTAAAAATAGAGTAGGTATTACCTTTGGCAAAGAACAAGAAGCAATCTTTGAAGGACATCTTTCATTATTAGAAGATGAAGAACTTGAGCATGATATCATTACTATGATAAAGACCGATCTTGTTAGCGCTGATGCTGCTGTATATTCAGTGATTGAGACCCAAGCTCAGGCATTAGAAAAGCTAAAGGATGAATACCTTAAAGAACGTGTAACTGATGTACGTGATATCGGTAAGCGTTTGTTACGTAATATCCTTAATATCCCAATTATTGATTTGAGTACTCTTAACCAAGAGGTCATATTAGTAGCTGTAGATATTACACCATCAGAAACTGCACAGCTAAACTTAGATAAGGTATTAGGTTTGATCACCGATCTTGGTGGACAAACATCACATACTTCTATTATGGCTCGTTCATTAGAAATACCAGCAATAGTTGGTACTACTAATATTAC from Baumannia cicadellinicola str. Hc (Homalodisca coagulata) encodes:
- the ligA gene encoding NAD-dependent DNA ligase LigA; protein product: MKQIEQYIEQLRQQLRYWNFLYYAKDAPEVSDVEYDWLMMKLRELERQWPDLKTADSPTQHIGYKAQSKFRKVIHEVPMLSLDHIFNDTSFLAFDRRIRNRLQYGNNYLTYCCELKFDGIAVSLLYKHGKLIRAATRGDGHIGEDVTDNIRTICSIPLQLKDDGHIPRLIEIRGEVIMSEDAFRHLNETAKKNKSKRFANPRNAAAGSLRQVDPSITATRLLSFFCYGVGRIDSKKIPAAHLELLQQFKIWGLPVSNYRRYCVGHQEVLDFYSYVSKVRSKLGFNIDGIVIKVNALVQQQQLGFVARAPRWAIAYKLPANEQLTEIQNIDFQVGRTGIITPVARLKPVYISGAYISNASLHSFAEIKRLGLRIGDTVVIRLAGNIIPQIVNVVVSKRSIKTSPVLYPLYCPVCGSKVKQNNKEKTIICTAGMICSAQLKEALKHFVSRRAMNIYGMGGKIIDQLVDLKIIQNPVDLFRLNQDQLTCLKNMGQKKTKKLLDAIEYAKKTTFARFLYAIGIREIGETKAAYLADYYKHIDALMAADIESLTKIQDIGIIVATNVLNFFHNKHNIAIIEELCSPKIGIKFLSTLEKNNYFSGKNIVFTGTLAFLSREEAIDMLIALGARIRSSVSSKIDLLIAGKNTGFKLTKAKQLQIKIIEEAEFYQILGIR
- the zipA gene encoding cell division protein ZipA, with amino-acid sequence MVVRPNLTTEIVTMQYGRQILICIGILTVIILLLYGLLNSYWDRTVTFCKVRFNQLKNKFISQPLLSDHKENIAVSHIYKNDLFENNDIEYDPLLSKREADSYIIPSNNLACDNISAHKHIPLNNPKEIVLVLHVAAYNGTVLYGDSLWQSLLQTGLQFGEMNIFHRHLNPTGSGPVLFSLANMIKPGWFRFNSKNIATFTTPGVSMFMIIPSYGDANHNFKLMLQAAQQIADNCGGVVLDEEHHMLTPQKLDIYKARIRHVLSANKST
- the cysK gene encoding cysteine synthase A; this encodes MGNIYEDNSRTIGNTPLVRLNRIGNGRILAKVEYRNPSCSVKCRIGANMIWDAEKRGILKPGIQLVEPTSGNTGIALAYVAAARQYKLTLTMPETMSIERRKLLKALGANLVLTNGKKGMKGAINKAEEIVFNDPKRYLMLQQFSNPANPQIHEYTTGPEIWADTDGKVDIFIAGVGTGGTITGVARYLKRTRNKNIIAVAVEPSDSPVISQTLAGEELTPGPHKIQGIGAGFIPDNLDLSIIDRVEKITNQKAMSTARRLMEEEGILAGISSGAAVAAALKLQEEKALANKNIVVILPSSGERYLSTSLFADLLISTAVQ
- the ptsH gene encoding phosphocarrier protein Hpr, with translation MYQQEVMITAPNGLHTRPATQFVKKAKSFQSEITVTLNGKSVSAKSLFKLQTLGLTQGTMITIAAQGEDEQKAVEYLVKLMAELV